A genomic window from Enoplosus armatus isolate fEnoArm2 chromosome 20, fEnoArm2.hap1, whole genome shotgun sequence includes:
- the csnk1e gene encoding casein kinase I, translated as MELRVGNKYRLGRKIGSGSFGDIYLGSNIATGEEVAIKLECVKTKHPQLHIESKFYKMMQGGVGIPSIKWCGAEGDYNVMVMELLGPSLEDLFNFCSRKFSLKTVLLLADQMISRIEYIHSKNFIHRDVKPDNFLMGLGKKGNLVYIIDFGLAKKYRDARTHQHIPYRENKNLTGTARYASINTHLGIEQSRRDDLESLGYVLMYFNLGSLPWQGLKAATKRQKYERISEKKMSTPIEVLCKGYPSEFSTYLNLCRSLRFDDKPDYSYLRQLFRNLFHRQGFSYDYVFDWNMLKFGASRTAEDGERERREGKEGEERAGGGQRGAGGRALPPGPNPSAANRVRNEADAAPSNPATRGVQQSGNRSPQAGRAERAERERKVAMRLHRGAPANVSSSDLTARLDQSRITASQVSVPFEHLAK; from the exons ATGGAGTTGAGGGTGGGGAACAAGTACCGCCTTGGGAGGAAGATAGGGAGCGGATCCTTTGGAGATATTTACCTTG GTTCTAACATCGCTACAGGAGAGGAAGTAGCCATCAAACTGGAGTGTGTGAAGACCAAACATCCACAGCTCCACATTGAGAGCAAATTCTACAAGATGATGCAGGGCGGAG TGGGAATCCCGTCTATTAAGTGGTGCGGAGCTGAAGGCGACTACAACGTCATGGTAATGGAGCTGCTGGGCCCCAGTCTGGAGGACCTGTTCAACTTCTGCTCCCGCAAGTTCAGTCTGAAAACAGTCCTGCTGCTGGCTGACCAGATG ATCAGTAGGATTGAATACATCCACTCCAAGAACTTCATCCACAGAGATGTGAAGCCTGACAACTTCCTGATGGGGCTCGGCAAGAAGGGCAACCTGGTCTACATCATCGACTTtggcctggccaagaaataccGTGACGCCCGAACGCACCAGCACATCCCCTACCGTGAGAATAAGAACCTCACCGGCACCGCCCGCTATGCCTCCATCAACACCCATCTGGGCATTG AGCAGTCGAGGCGGGACGACCTGGAGTCTCTGGGCTACGTTCTCATGTACTTCAACCTGGGCTCTCTGCCCTGGCAGGGGCTCAAGGCTGCCACCAAGAGGCAGAAGTATGAACGCATCAGTGAGAAGAAAATGTCCACCCCTATTGAGGTGCTCTGCAAGGGCTACCCCT CTGAGTTCTCCACTTACCTGAATTTGTGTCGCTCCCTGCGGTTCGATGACAAGCCAGACTACTCATACTTGAGGCAGCTCTTCAGGAACCTTTTCCACAGACAGGGCTTCTCCTACGACTACGTCTTTGACTGGAACATGTTGAAGTTT ggGGCCAGCAGGACcgcagaggatggagagagggagaggagggagggaaaagagggggaggagcgAGCCGGAGGAGGccaaagaggagctggaggtcGAGCTTTGCCGCCCGGTCCGAACCCTTCAGCAGCCAATAGAGTCAGGAACGAGGCAGATGCTGCTCCCTCGAACCCGGCCACACGTGGGGTCCAGCAGTCAG gtAACCGCTCTCCTCAGGCGGGGAGAGCAGAGCGAGCCGAGCGAGAGAGGAAGGTGGCCATGAGGCTTCATCGCGGGGCCCCTGCCAATGTCTCCTCCTCCGACCTCACTGCACGCCTCGACCAATCACGCATCACTGCGTCACAG